A region from the Streptomyces sp. 3214.6 genome encodes:
- a CDS encoding SDR family NAD(P)-dependent oxidoreductase — protein sequence MSLSAFDMRDKTVLITGSTQGMGLAIARGFHAVGARTVISSNLQTDVDRAVAELKADGVDVEGIVCDLWDAESIATLAERAESQFGPVDTLIAHGGGFMTGGPLTEVSRADFEKILLTGPMNTLDLVRGFLPRMAENGGGSIVVTSSVAAFQANPFLGAYGAAKATLNSLVRSIATEWGPMNIRANAIAPGIVRTAFSQPIWGSRDGEQALASKIPLGRIAEPEEIVGAMLLLGSPAGSYITGTTLVIDGGRSIS from the coding sequence ATGAGCCTCTCTGCCTTCGATATGAGGGACAAGACTGTGCTGATCACCGGCTCTACCCAGGGGATGGGCCTGGCCATCGCACGTGGCTTCCACGCCGTCGGTGCTCGTACCGTGATCTCCAGCAATCTGCAGACCGACGTCGACAGGGCCGTTGCAGAACTCAAGGCCGACGGTGTCGATGTCGAGGGAATCGTGTGCGACCTGTGGGATGCCGAGAGCATCGCCACCCTCGCCGAGCGCGCCGAGTCGCAATTCGGGCCCGTTGACACACTCATCGCCCACGGCGGAGGGTTCATGACCGGCGGACCGCTCACGGAGGTTTCGCGCGCGGACTTCGAGAAGATCCTCCTGACCGGCCCGATGAACACACTCGACCTCGTCCGCGGATTCCTTCCGCGGATGGCCGAGAACGGGGGCGGCAGCATCGTCGTCACATCGAGCGTGGCGGCCTTCCAGGCCAATCCCTTCCTGGGCGCCTACGGCGCGGCGAAGGCCACGCTCAACTCGCTGGTCCGGAGCATCGCCACCGAGTGGGGCCCCATGAACATCCGTGCTAACGCGATCGCGCCAGGCATTGTCCGCACCGCCTTCTCCCAGCCCATCTGGGGAAGCCGTGACGGTGAGCAAGCTCTGGCGTCGAAGATCCCGCTCGGCAGGATCGCCGAACCGGAGGAGATCGTCGGCGCGATGCTGCTGCTCGGCTCGCCGGCAGGCTCCTACATCACCGGAACCACCCTGGTCATCGACGGCGGACGGAGCATCTCCTGA
- a CDS encoding SDR family oxidoreductase, translated as MSQRVAIVTGGARGIGAAIAARLAADGDAVAIFDLDERSAERTAQAIRDRGDKAIALTVDVSQADSVQSAVAAVAERLGPPTVLVSNAGVIRDNLLFRMDEADWDTVMNVHLKGAFLTAKAAHSYMRDIGHGRIVVLSSTSALGKRGQANYATAKAGLQGFVKTLAIELGRFGITANAIAPGYIVTDMAGQTAGRLGITVEELTARNLPSIPVGRAGTPEDIAHAASFFASEGAGFVTGQVLYVAGGPRA; from the coding sequence ATGAGTCAACGAGTCGCCATCGTCACGGGCGGGGCACGCGGCATCGGCGCCGCCATCGCCGCCCGCCTGGCCGCCGACGGAGATGCCGTCGCCATCTTCGACCTCGACGAGCGCAGCGCCGAGCGCACGGCGCAGGCCATACGGGACCGCGGCGACAAAGCGATCGCGCTCACCGTAGACGTGTCGCAGGCGGATTCCGTGCAGTCCGCGGTGGCCGCGGTCGCCGAACGGCTCGGGCCCCCGACCGTCCTGGTCAGCAATGCTGGCGTGATCAGGGACAACCTCCTCTTCCGCATGGACGAGGCCGACTGGGACACCGTGATGAACGTTCACCTGAAGGGTGCGTTCCTCACTGCCAAGGCCGCCCACTCATACATGCGGGACATCGGTCACGGCCGCATCGTCGTGCTGTCGTCAACGTCGGCTCTCGGCAAGCGAGGGCAGGCCAACTACGCGACCGCCAAGGCCGGGTTGCAGGGATTCGTCAAGACGCTCGCCATAGAGCTCGGCCGGTTCGGCATCACGGCCAACGCCATCGCACCTGGATACATCGTGACCGACATGGCAGGCCAGACAGCGGGCCGGCTGGGCATCACCGTCGAGGAACTCACCGCCCGTAATCTCCCCTCCATTCCGGTCGGCAGGGCAGGAACCCCCGAGGACATCGCCCACGCCGCTTCGTTCTTCGCCAGCGAGGGGGCCGGATTCGTCACCGGCCAAGTGCTGTATGTGGCAGGAGGACCCCGTGCATGA